The following proteins are encoded in a genomic region of Diadema setosum chromosome 10, eeDiaSeto1, whole genome shotgun sequence:
- the LOC140234057 gene encoding LOW QUALITY PROTEIN: replication termination factor 2-like (The sequence of the model RefSeq protein was modified relative to this genomic sequence to represent the inferred CDS: substituted 1 base at 1 genomic stop codon) has translation MGGDGGSIPGRQDLVRTRRKPERADHNMERVAKWHHCAITQEKLRQPIVSCELGRLYNKEAVLEYLLDKSKCDSAQHIKSLKDIRQLNLTDNPAYKGEKGDKGDSYVDRHTAPYICPVTGLEMNGKYRFCFMWNCGCVMSEKAFKEVKSDICHKCGQPFSIDDGIIIHGTEEDVKLLTVRMEQRRALAKALKKAKKAQKRKANPELASESTPSTSGEMXDAGSNGLNHTSCLNKKFVAARKEDNIKATSDKKPGLPQSQTQKTTLDPSIMAPEYNSKNSKVYKSLFLSKDSKEGEQAHWVTYNPYYAMRH, from the exons GCAGACCATAATATGGAGAGAGTTGCCAAGTGGCATCACTGTGCCATCACTCAGGAGAAGCTCCGACAGCCCATTGTATCTTGTGAACTTGGAAG ATTATATAACAAGGAGGCAGTACTGGAATATCTTCTTGATAAATCCAAGTGTGACTCTGCCCAGCATATAAAGAGTTTAAAG GATATCCGTCAACTGAACCTCACTGACAACCCAGCATACAAAGGTGAGAAAGGAGACAAGGGTGATTCCTACGTGGATAGACACACAGCACCATACATCTGCCCTGTTACAGGACTTGAGATGAATGGAAAATATCG GTTTTGCTTCATGTGGAACTGTGGCTGTGTAATGTCAGAAAAGGCTTTCAAAGAAGTCAAGTCAGACATTTGTCACAAG TGTGGCCAGCCTTTCTCTATTGATGATGGCATTATCATCCATGGAACAGAAGAGGACGTCAAACTACTGACTGTCCGTATGGAGCAGCGTAGGGCTCTAGCTAAAGCCCTGAAG aaagctAAAAAAGCTCAGAAGAGAAAAGCAAATCCAGAGCTAGCTTCAGAGTCTACTCCTTCAACAAGTGGTGAGATGT AAGATGCAGGTAGCAATGGTCTGAATCACACAAGTTGTCTCAACAAAAAGTTTGTTGCAGCCAGGAAGGAGGATAACATAAAAGCAACGTCAGACAAGAAACCAGGACTTCCACAATCCCAGACACAGAAGACTACCTTAGACCCCAGCATTATGGCACCAGAGTATAATTCCAAGAATAGCAAAGTTTACAAATCACTCTTTCTCTCAAAGGATAGCAAGGAAGGTGAACAAGCGCACTGGGTAACTTACAATCCCTACTATGCCATGAGACACTAG